Proteins co-encoded in one Armatimonadota bacterium genomic window:
- the epsF gene encoding type II secretion system protein F, translating to MPVYRYTAKNQQGSTVTGLVEAEDTRRAAGIVREMGLLLLDVRPERTMNAQQAEQMVMQKVVYPVYSGVSVRDLAIFYRQLATAVRAGIPIHRALLSVAENTGKPRLRRVVQAVVNDLLQGKPLSRAMSRHPHIFDELQLALIQAGEEGGLLENMLERLADYLERDYKLRLKIRAGTFYPKVLLVAGIFIPKVPILVVGGGLIPYLRETVGWAGPILLAVLAVVAAVRILLQIEPLREAYDSLKLMIPGIGGLVRQLAMARFSRAMAALYAAGVSLPRAIAISALAADNYYLNKRLRGAIVDVENGQPISEAFRRTGVMPPLVLDMLHTGESTGNVDAMMDKVAEYYEQETDVKSGQAVIVLSVGVYLLIALWIASMIIGFWQGYAGGGGALLGE from the coding sequence ATGCCTGTGTATCGGTACACCGCAAAGAATCAGCAGGGAAGTACGGTCACCGGTCTGGTGGAGGCGGAGGACACCCGCCGCGCCGCCGGAATCGTGCGCGAGATGGGATTGTTGTTGCTGGATGTGCGCCCCGAGCGAACAATGAACGCACAGCAGGCGGAGCAGATGGTGATGCAGAAGGTAGTGTACCCCGTCTACTCAGGCGTCTCGGTGCGCGACCTCGCCATCTTCTATCGCCAGCTGGCAACGGCGGTGCGGGCGGGCATTCCGATCCATCGCGCATTGCTTTCGGTGGCGGAGAACACGGGCAAACCGCGCTTGCGACGGGTGGTGCAGGCGGTGGTCAATGACCTCCTGCAGGGCAAACCACTGTCCAGAGCCATGAGCCGCCATCCCCACATCTTTGACGAGCTGCAGCTCGCGCTGATTCAGGCGGGCGAAGAGGGAGGTCTCTTAGAGAACATGCTGGAACGCCTCGCCGACTATCTGGAGCGCGACTATAAGCTGCGCCTCAAAATCCGCGCAGGCACCTTCTACCCTAAAGTGTTGCTGGTAGCGGGCATCTTTATCCCCAAAGTGCCGATACTGGTCGTGGGGGGCGGGCTGATACCTTATTTGCGGGAGACCGTGGGCTGGGCAGGACCGATTCTGCTGGCGGTGCTGGCTGTGGTGGCTGCGGTACGCATCCTGTTGCAAATAGAGCCGCTTCGAGAGGCGTATGACTCGCTGAAGCTGATGATACCGGGCATCGGGGGGCTGGTGCGCCAGCTGGCGATGGCACGCTTCAGCCGGGCGATGGCGGCGCTGTATGCGGCAGGCGTGTCCCTGCCCCGGGCGATAGCGATTTCCGCCCTTGCCGCCGACAACTACTACCTGAACAAACGCCTGCGCGGGGCTATTGTGGACGTTGAGAACGGACAACCCATCTCGGAAGCCTTCCGCCGCACGGGCGTGATGCCACCGCTGGTGCTGGATATGCTGCACACGGGCGAGAGCACAGGCAACGTGGATGCCATGATGGACAAAGTTGCCGAATATTATGAACAGGAAACCGATGTGAAAAGCGGTCAGGCGGTGATTGTGCTGAGCGTCGGCGTGTACCTGCTGATTGCCCTGTGGATTGCCAGCATGATTATCGGCTTTTGGCAGGGATACGCCGGTGGTGGAGGCGCGCTTCTGGGAGAATAA
- a CDS encoding sugar ABC transporter permease, with amino-acid sequence MTSQARSAFMAGFLLPATVLYALFVVMPVVQAFAFSLYRWRGISANRTFVGLENFRQLFADPIVWLAIRHNLLLFVGTSVVILAMAIALAHAIGHETGTARFLRAVYLFPQVISLVVVAILWMFILNPSFGILNATLKAAGLERWAIAWLGERSTALASIGVAHVWHALGFYIMLFAAALRTIPPDVMEAATLDGAMGLTRLRYVTLPMLWAVLRIALVYMAIGTMNIFSLVFLMTQGGPDRATEVMLTYLYEQAFKHSEFGYATALAVVNFVLVMALSGAILALFRHNPQEGRA; translated from the coding sequence ATGACATCCCAGGCGCGGTCAGCGTTCATGGCGGGTTTTCTGCTACCGGCAACCGTGCTGTACGCCCTGTTTGTGGTGATGCCGGTGGTGCAGGCGTTTGCCTTCTCGCTATACCGCTGGCGAGGCATCTCCGCCAACCGCACCTTCGTCGGGCTGGAGAACTTTCGCCAGCTTTTTGCGGACCCCATCGTGTGGCTGGCGATACGTCACAACCTGTTGCTGTTCGTGGGCACGAGTGTCGTCATCCTGGCGATGGCGATTGCGCTGGCGCACGCCATCGGGCACGAGACGGGCACGGCGCGTTTTTTGCGTGCGGTCTACCTGTTTCCGCAGGTGATTTCACTGGTGGTAGTCGCCATCCTGTGGATGTTTATCCTGAACCCCTCTTTTGGTATCCTGAACGCCACCTTGAAAGCGGCAGGGCTGGAGCGATGGGCGATTGCGTGGCTGGGTGAGAGGTCCACCGCGCTGGCTTCTATCGGTGTGGCGCATGTGTGGCACGCACTGGGGTTTTACATCATGCTGTTCGCCGCCGCCCTGCGCACCATCCCCCCCGATGTGATGGAAGCGGCAACGCTGGACGGAGCCATGGGGCTAACCCGACTGCGCTATGTGACCTTGCCCATGCTGTGGGCAGTGTTGCGCATCGCGCTGGTGTATATGGCGATAGGCACGATGAACATCTTCTCACTGGTGTTCCTGATGACGCAGGGGGGACCCGATCGCGCTACCGAAGTGATGCTCACCTATCTATACGAGCAGGCATTCAAGCACAGTGAATTCGGCTACGCCACCGCCCTGGCAGTGGTGAACTTCGTGCTGGTGATGGCGTTGAGCGGAGCGATCCTCGCGCTGTTTCGCCACAACCCGCAGGAGGGCAGAGCGTGA
- a CDS encoding phytochrome sensor protein encodes MPTYRFEAVDETTGRPVVGTLQASDEQSLQSLLQSRGFVVKRIVSATDTPAQTQAPPQRTDRRAERATASLLARAVFFRQLASLLRAGNNPVSALTQISNQPSMPESLQAAARAMLANAHLGQPLSQAMEMFPRLFAPHVVGMFRAGELGGSLDVICDEIATHYEQEHALWRKLWIPRLLILNGIGMLMLVLPLFPAFYYGMARGDAALFYGRYVQLLLTRSLPAFLLLAALVWAAWWFLDLPANRRWKDAVVMRLPVFGALNRQRALAAFLRTLHRMFAAGVPAISAWEAAAPSAGNVFVREKLIEALPVIRNGQGIDRALQATGLFDWETISLMAAGQQSGELAGMLDRAAGYHEETLRERYQRASFALIRLGCLGMLVLGGAALIGMVYTYFHGMFRFVDEFFKTP; translated from the coding sequence ATGCCGACCTATCGCTTTGAGGCGGTGGACGAAACCACCGGGCGACCGGTAGTAGGCACTCTGCAAGCAAGCGATGAACAGAGTTTGCAGAGCCTGCTGCAGTCGCGCGGGTTTGTGGTCAAGCGCATTGTTTCTGCCACCGACACGCCGGCGCAGACGCAAGCCCCCCCTCAGCGCACCGACCGTCGTGCCGAACGTGCTACCGCCAGCCTGCTCGCGCGTGCCGTCTTCTTCCGACAGCTGGCGTCGCTGCTTCGGGCGGGCAATAACCCCGTCAGCGCGCTCACGCAGATTTCCAACCAGCCTTCCATGCCCGAATCCCTGCAGGCGGCGGCGCGTGCGATGCTGGCGAACGCCCATCTGGGTCAGCCCCTCTCGCAGGCGATGGAAATGTTCCCTCGCCTGTTTGCACCGCATGTGGTGGGCATGTTTCGAGCGGGAGAACTGGGAGGCTCACTGGACGTTATCTGCGATGAAATCGCCACTCACTACGAGCAGGAGCACGCCCTGTGGCGCAAACTGTGGATACCGCGCCTGCTGATACTCAACGGCATCGGCATGTTGATGCTGGTGTTACCCCTCTTCCCTGCCTTCTACTACGGTATGGCGCGGGGGGATGCTGCGCTGTTCTACGGGCGGTATGTGCAACTGCTGCTGACCCGCTCCTTGCCCGCTTTCCTGCTGCTGGCGGCTCTGGTATGGGCGGCGTGGTGGTTTTTAGACCTTCCGGCGAACCGTCGCTGGAAAGACGCCGTGGTGATGCGCCTGCCGGTGTTCGGTGCGCTCAACCGACAGCGTGCGCTGGCTGCCTTCCTGCGTACCCTGCACCGTATGTTCGCTGCGGGAGTTCCCGCCATCAGCGCGTGGGAAGCGGCGGCGCCATCGGCAGGGAACGTGTTCGTGCGGGAGAAGCTGATAGAGGCGCTGCCGGTGATTCGCAACGGTCAGGGCATAGACCGTGCCCTGCAAGCCACAGGACTATTTGACTGGGAGACCATTAGCCTCATGGCGGCGGGGCAGCAAAGCGGTGAACTCGCCGGGATGCTGGATCGCGCGGCAGGTTACCACGAGGAGACCCTGCGCGAGCGTTACCAGCGGGCATCCTTCGCACTGATTCGGCTGGGCTGTCTGGGCATGCTGGTTCTGGGCGGCGCAGCGCTGATAGGGATGGTGTATACCTACTTTCACGGTATGTTCCGCTTTGTGGACGAGTTCTTCAAGACGCCCTAG
- a CDS encoding sugar ABC transporter permease — protein sequence MSTLYRWLINICLALFALSVVVPLLWVLMTSFKTGAEIFTAPWGLPHTLQWQNFVRAWQEAGIARYFMNSLIVTLAALAILLPVGAMAAYIFARYPFRGANWLFGAFLGGMMFPLFLTIVPLFLLLARLGLLDTLHGLTLVYVAYSLPFTVFVLTGFFQTLPQEMLEAALIDGCGHARAFWKVMLPLAKPGIIVVGVFNAIGLWNEYPLALVIMSSDERRTLPLGIANLLMVEQYQSDWGALFAGLVIVMLPVLLVYWLFRDRIHETMVAGALKG from the coding sequence GTGAGCACGCTCTATAGATGGCTGATCAATATATGTCTGGCGCTCTTTGCGCTCTCTGTGGTGGTGCCCCTGCTCTGGGTGCTGATGACCTCTTTCAAAACAGGGGCGGAGATATTCACTGCGCCCTGGGGGCTGCCGCACACCCTACAGTGGCAGAACTTCGTACGAGCGTGGCAGGAAGCGGGTATCGCGCGCTACTTCATGAACAGCCTGATCGTGACGCTGGCAGCTCTGGCGATCCTGCTGCCCGTCGGTGCGATGGCGGCATACATCTTCGCCCGTTACCCGTTTCGCGGCGCAAACTGGTTGTTCGGCGCGTTTCTGGGTGGGATGATGTTCCCCCTCTTCCTCACCATCGTGCCGCTGTTCCTGCTGCTGGCGCGTCTGGGGTTACTGGATACTCTGCACGGTTTAACGCTGGTGTATGTGGCGTACTCCCTGCCCTTCACGGTGTTCGTGCTCACGGGATTTTTCCAGACCCTGCCTCAGGAGATGCTCGAGGCTGCGCTGATCGACGGTTGCGGTCACGCGCGGGCGTTCTGGAAAGTGATGTTGCCACTGGCGAAGCCGGGCATCATCGTGGTAGGGGTATTCAACGCTATCGGGCTATGGAACGAGTATCCGCTGGCACTGGTCATCATGAGCAGTGACGAACGACGTACTCTGCCACTGGGCATCGCCAACCTGCTGATGGTAGAGCAGTACCAGAGCGACTGGGGCGCGCTGTTTGCGGGGCTGGTCATTGTCATGCTACCTGTGCTGCTGGTGTACTGGCTGTTCCGCGACCGCATCCACGAGACGATGGTGGCTGGCGCGTTGAAGGGGTAG